The following DNA comes from Amycolatopsis albispora.
GGCGGATTCGGAAGTACTGGTAAGGCGTCTCCAGTGCACGCGGATCGAACCCGGTGCGCGCCGCGAACTCGTCGCCTGTTTTCGCGTCGATGTCCACCGGTTCGGCGACGCCGTCGACGATGACCACATCGCGCGTCGGCCCGAGGCTGAGGCGGACCCGCGGGTCGGCCAGCAGGTTGCGGCTGGTGACCGACGCGCGCGGGGTCGAGACGAGAAAAGTCGTGCCGTCCCAGTGGAACGAGAGCGGAACGAGGTGGGCGCCGCCCGGCGTGCCCGACGT
Coding sequences within:
- a CDS encoding pyridoxamine 5'-phosphate oxidase family protein, which produces MKARGLEERLRDTWRKLETDVDLWVATSGTPGGAHLVPLSFHWDGTTFLVSTPRASVTSRNLLADPRVRLSLGPTRDVVIVDGVAEPVDIDAKTGDEFAARTGFDPRALETPYQYFRIRPRRVQAWREENELQGRTLMRDGHWLG